One genomic window of Polaromonas sp. SP1 includes the following:
- a CDS encoding NADH-quinone oxidoreductase subunit NuoF → MSIKIYVPRDSAALAAGAEEVAAAITAEAAKRGIAIELVRNGSRGLFWLEPMVEVQTGAGRIAYGPVEVEDVVGLFDAGFQVGGMHVLQLGLTEEIAYLKRQERLTFARMGVTDPLSLADYQAHEGYAGLRRALGLPATEIVQQVLDAGLRGRGGAAFPAGIKWKTVAGLKATQKYVVCNADEGDSGTYSDRMTMEGDPFMLIEGMTIAAVATGATQGYVYIRSEYPHAVATMREAIQVAEAGGFLGDNILGSGHGFHLHVRKAAGAYVCGEETAMLESIEGKRGIVRAKPPIPAIQGLFGKPSVINNVITFASVPIILSRGATFYKDYGVGRSRGALPIQLAGNIRFGGLVEKAFGVTLRELMYDYGGGSASGRPIKAVQVGGPLGAYVPESQWDTPLDYEAYAAVGAVVGHGGIVVHDDTADMASLARYAMEFCTIESCGKCTPCRIGSTRGVEVIDRIASGPGEQRPQQIKLLRDLCDTMVHGSLCAMGGMTPFPVLSALDHYPQDFGMTVPDRKAA, encoded by the coding sequence ATGAGCATCAAAATTTACGTGCCCCGCGACTCTGCTGCGCTGGCAGCGGGCGCTGAGGAGGTGGCAGCCGCTATCACCGCCGAAGCCGCAAAGCGCGGCATCGCTATTGAGCTGGTGCGCAACGGCTCCCGCGGCCTGTTCTGGCTGGAGCCCATGGTCGAGGTGCAAACCGGTGCGGGCCGCATCGCCTACGGGCCGGTGGAGGTGGAGGACGTGGTTGGCCTTTTCGACGCCGGTTTCCAGGTGGGTGGCATGCACGTGCTGCAGCTCGGCCTCACCGAAGAGATTGCCTACCTGAAAAGGCAGGAACGCCTGACCTTTGCCCGCATGGGCGTGACCGATCCGCTGTCGCTGGCGGACTACCAGGCCCACGAAGGTTATGCCGGCTTGCGCCGTGCCTTGGGGCTTCCCGCCACAGAGATCGTGCAGCAGGTGCTGGACGCCGGCCTGCGCGGGCGCGGCGGCGCGGCCTTTCCGGCGGGCATCAAATGGAAAACCGTGGCCGGCCTGAAGGCCACGCAAAAGTATGTGGTTTGCAATGCGGATGAGGGTGATTCGGGCACTTACTCCGACCGCATGACTATGGAGGGCGATCCCTTCATGCTGATCGAAGGCATGACGATTGCCGCGGTCGCCACCGGCGCGACGCAGGGTTATGTCTACATCCGCTCTGAGTATCCCCATGCGGTGGCAACCATGCGCGAGGCCATCCAGGTGGCCGAGGCGGGCGGCTTCCTGGGTGACAACATCCTCGGCTCGGGCCACGGCTTTCACCTGCATGTGCGCAAGGCGGCGGGCGCTTATGTGTGCGGCGAAGAAACCGCCATGCTGGAAAGCATCGAAGGCAAACGCGGCATCGTGCGGGCCAAGCCGCCGATTCCGGCCATCCAGGGCCTGTTCGGCAAACCGAGCGTGATCAACAACGTCATCACCTTTGCCTCGGTACCCATCATCCTGTCGCGCGGCGCCACGTTTTACAAAGACTACGGCGTGGGCCGCTCCAGGGGCGCCCTGCCCATCCAGCTGGCCGGCAACATCCGGTTTGGCGGCCTGGTCGAAAAAGCCTTTGGCGTCACCTTGCGCGAGCTGATGTACGACTACGGCGGCGGTTCGGCCTCGGGCCGGCCCATCAAGGCGGTGCAGGTGGGCGGCCCGCTGGGCGCCTATGTGCCTGAGTCGCAGTGGGACACGCCCCTCGACTACGAAGCCTATGCGGCCGTCGGCGCAGTGGTGGGCCATGGCGGCATCGTCGTGCACGACGACACGGCCGACATGGCCAGCCTGGCGCGCTATGCGATGGAGTTTTGCACGATCGAGTCCTGCGGCAAGTGCACGCCCTGCCGCATCGGCTCCACACGCGGTGTGGAAGTGATAGACCGCATCGCCAGCGGCCCGGGCGAGCAACGCCCGCAGCAGATCAAGCTGTTGCGCGACCTCTGCGACACCATGGTCCACGGCTCGCTGTGCGCCATGGGCGGCATGACGCCTTTCCCGGTGCTCTCGGCACTCGACCATTACCCGCAAGACTTCGGCATGACGGTGCCGGACCGCAAAGCCGCCTGA